A portion of the Toxoplasma gondii ME49 chromosome VIIb, whole genome shotgun sequence genome contains these proteins:
- a CDS encoding poly(ADP-ribose) glycohydrolase (encoded by transcript TGME49_262760), translated as MKKQFLLFHQLPPPCGYWQAASAVLRRYLAAYYPSAFEASRRTDRRRDEREVNDKQKEREVTEAQLPGAGERLPTSGKRDRGLSPRDLTQLLVDLQVEMRLGQTMAPNGSASNGGVTNSGCQHEEKCQGEETARPPPSLPFFKPQFYSKVEALFKRLPPAVREPFLIRALPRMMLLSLEAPRIFPSASVSSSSVGGSIPRDLPLLSLATSEKHCSAFSCFCLEEGTGQREGGESPEPAAVELTAGEGLALLSLAFFSILPPPNLQPVRQLPDPNFMSLFEHAGNDQLNKLHCYIRYFIAMTTAVAKYHDVCRAHGLPLYLLAPPHLLLRSSSPIAEKCADRLTQLLTDEVSSGCAQLKGEENNEQRSREKERRREQGATSTAEATDGQREAHAKPTSNGEWVLKPGGDKTENGLESQREVFPARCSPTSSLLFLPAPCFRHSSERKRSDPFFLRMPCCAVLRSLRLSRTCASLPLLSPSASPSSAPPGFGLYSGSSSLGDDDGVSQSNGSSKRRRVYRTETGTEETGTDEKEGTEKRKETQETGKMCDDADLLSRPLAPPQCVAVTMDSLADREDPLLPLQEFRENAEAGKGIDSAVNLEIMADFANQWIGGGALYRGCVQEEIFFATHPELLLLRLFQQRLAINESCAMSGAMQFSRYSGYADSFTCLFNSTQPHSLEKQHPSCVVSPLRIPQPTWPWRTSPHSSSLSPASLSSPRADEPCGSQGHDGETAPVARERTRDDEAEATLLEGDSEETQGVEDVDARPLLVFLHAGNFTEPPGRGTQKKTEGKQEQEETLDDGEGRDSDSGKKDRDNSDKRDVGGETQRMRSDRGLPKRVVGIEVCSFLTALDAQRYAGVAGAGGGEALMPSRQFEAPQMLREVNKVIAALSLSPEEDAKYAAYLQWAAALPGSVSTPDGALRQNEERDRFSASEATLAPGPHQGLVKRPFATGNWGCGVFKGDPQLKFLLQWLAASLVGRRLIYHAHSRPELVGSASRSQRGGTVTEQDASPRGEFREPFLLQSLADLLIKKEWTVGKLWRSLVKGSLAGNALSKGPFNYIGQLALGESTPQSL; from the exons ATGAAAAAgcagtttcttctgtttcaccAGCTGCCGCCCCCTTGCGGGTACTGGCAAGCCGCCTCGGCGGTGCTTCGGCGGTATCTGGCGGCGTACTATCCAAGCGCATTCGAAGCCAGTCGCAGGACCGACCGTAGGCGAGATGAGAGGGAAGTGAAcgacaaacagaaagagagggaggtgACGGAAGCGCAGTTGCCGGGTGCAGGCGAGAGGCTCCCGACttctggaaagagagaccgGGGCTTAAGTCCGCGCGACCTAACTCAGCTTCTTGTCGATCTCCAGGTGGAAATGCGTCTAGGGCAGACGATGGCACCGAACGGCAGTGCTTCGAATGGTGGAGTAACAAACAGTGGATGCCAACACGAAGAAAAGTGCCagggcgaagagacagcgcgtCCACCACCGTCTTTGCCGTTCTTCAAGCCGCAGTTTTACAGCAAAGTAGAGGCCCTCTTCAAGCGCCTCCCGCCGGCAGTTCGTGAGCCCTTCCTCATCCGCGCGCTTCCTAGAATgatgcttctgtctctcgaagCCCCGCGCATCTTCCCTTCTGCCTCAGtatcctcttcgtctgtcggtGGCTCAATACCACGTGACCTCCCTTTGCTCAGTCTGGCGACCAGTGAGAAGCATTGCAGTGCCTTTTCATGCTTCTGTCTTGAAGAGGGGacagggcagagagagggcggAGAAAGTCCAGAGCCTGCAGCGGTAGAGTTAACCGCGGGCGAGGGCTTggctctgctttctctcgccttcttctccattcttCCCCCTCCAAACCTCCAGCCAGTTCGTCAGCTGCCCGATCCAAACTTCATGTCTCTCTTCGAACACGCTG GTAACGATCAGTTGAACAAGCTGCACTGTTACATCAG gTATTTCATTGCGATGACGACGGCTGTTGCAAAGTACCATGACGTCTGTCGAGCACACGGTCTCCCTCTCTATCTGCTCGCGCCCCCCCACCTGCTCCTGCGTTCTTCGTCACCTATCGCGGAGAAATGCGCTGACCGCCTGACACAACTCCTTACCGACGAGGTGTCAAGCGGCTGCGCACAActgaaaggagaggaaaacaacgAGCAAAGAAGCCGTGAAAAAGAGCGGCGCAGAGAGCAAGGTGCGACGTCGACTGCAGAGGCCACAGACGGACAGCGGGAAGCGCATGCGAAGCCGACAAGCAACGGAGAATGGGTGCTGAAACCCGGCGGAGACAAAACGGAAAATGGACTTGAGAGCCAGCGCGAGGTTTTTCCTGCGAGGTGCTCTCCCAcatcctcgcttctctttctcccggCGCCATGTTTTCGCCACTCTTCGGAACGAAAGCGAAGTGACCCGTTCTTTCTACGAATGCCCTGCTGCGCAGTTCTGAGGTCCCTGAGGCTCTCTCGGACCTGCGCATCTTTGCCGctcctctcgccgtcggCTTCCCCATCCTCGGCGCCTCCAGGgttcggcttatattcggggTCAAGTTCCCTCGGAGACGACGACGGCGTCTCGCAATCTAATGGGTCCTCGAAGCGGAGACGCGTGTACAGGACCGAGACaggaacagaggagacagggaccGATGAAAAAGaggggacagagaaaaggaaagagacacaggagacaggcaagaTGTGTGACGACGCAGACCTTCTGTCGCGTCCTCTTGCACCGCCACAGTGTGTGGCAGTGACGATGGACAGCTTAGCAGACAGGGAAGATCCCCTGCTTCCGCTTCAAGAATTTCGAGAGAATGCGGAAGCCGGGAAAGGCATTGACAGCGCGGTCAACCTGGAAATCATGGCTGACTTCGCGAATCAGTGGATCGGCGGAGGCGCTCTCTACAGAG GTTGTGTGCAAGAGGAAATCTTTTTCGCGACGCATCcggagcttcttcttcttcggctgtTCCAGCAGCGCCTGGCCATCAATGAGAGCTGCGCCATGAGCGGCGCAATGCAATTTTCTCGCTACTCAGGCTACGCTGACAGTTTCACCTGTCTGTTCAATTCTACACAGCCACACTCTCTAGAAAAGCAACACCCAAGCTGtgtcgtctctcccctccgaATCCCCCAGCCTACTTGGCCGTGGCGAACCTCTCCAcattcgtcttctctttctcctgcgtctctttcgtctcctcgcgctgACGAGCCTTGCGGCTCGCAGGGGCATGACGGTGAGACAGCTCCGGTGGCaagggagaggacgcgagacgacgaggcagaagcgacaCTGCtggagggagacagcgaggagacacagggagtCGAGGACGTGGATGCGCGTCCCCTGCTTGTCTTTCTGCACGCTGGAAACTTCACGGAGCCTCCAGGCAGAGGCactcagaaaaaaacagagggaaaacaagaacaagaagagacgctggacgacggagaaggccGCGACTCCGACAGCGgaaagaaggacagagacaacagTGACAAACGTGACGTTGGAGGGGAAACGCAGCGAATGCGGAGCGACCGTGGGTTGCCCAAGAGAGTTGTGGGGATCGAGGTCTGTTCGTTTTTGACAGCGCTGGATGCCCAGAGGTACGCAGGAGTGGCGGGCGCCGGGGGCGGTGAGGCACTGATGCCATCTCGGCAATTTGAAGCCCCTCAAATGCTTCGAGAAGTCAACAAAGTCAtcgccgctctctcgttgtctcctGAGGAAGACGCCAAGTACGCAGCTTATCTCCAGTGGGCAGCAGCGCTTCCGGGGAGTGTCAGCACACCCGACGGGGCATTGAGGCaaaacgaagaacgagaccGCTTCTCCGCCAGCGAAGCGACACTGGCACCAGGCCCTCATCAAGGCCTCGTTAAGCGCCCATTCGCGACAG GCAACTGGGGCTGTGGGGTGTTCAAGGGAGACCCTCAGTTGAAGTTTTTGCTTCAGTGGCTCGCGGCGAGTCTCGTCGGTCGGCGCCTGATCTACCACGCGCACAGTCGTCCCGAACTCGTGGGGTCTGCATCCCGCTCACAACGAGGAGGAACGGTGACAGAACAAGACGCGTCGCCCCGAGGGGAGTTCCGAGAaccctttctcctccagtCTCTCGCTGACCTTCTGATCAAGAAAGAGTGGACTGTGGGCAAGCTGTGGAGATCCCTCGTAAAG GGATCTCTCGCCGGCAACGCCCTCAGCAAAGGCCCCTTCAACTATATCGGTCAACTCGCTCTCGGAGAGTCGACGCCGCAAAGTCTTTGA
- a CDS encoding histone lysine methyltransferase, SET, putative (encoded by transcript TGME49_262750~Gene product name based on ToxoDB Community Expert Annotation.) has product MEDLQDYALMTEAYDFSVSFDACKGKFLQARRALESEETILVEVPLICWPIGASVPLSEAVFCENCLKLKPFQSPSAPGVSSPSPSPHRPELGPAPVDAGLASPHTTCVLPGDTSPSGSHTASQIDTQLSPSLSSGASSSSPVASSLEEGCELTVDGVLCWFCSTPCLANALGGDSLLSLHKALPSSAETPVARALAAAACASVGVSLEGGKKRRGVPAEVGEKRKLHGGVDAKTARTGAAAPEECAEVDSGSEEATVACRDAGKDDRDKKLVGGWMSVLGPASLRLLRENTETHASTSNPLPSEALARAIARIAAQTRALLLAHPGLSLGEAFAAASRPFQRLAVPAETPAGFDFSAILAAVKSERELLSAVLAKRLQATVGSEAAGVLLHSDTLVHLRSALSVNSQAIHLWGASTAGALMVLRAGGVYTLHACANHSCDPNCGVSSSGSEGGGSTLSVATLRAVAPGEELTVSYVDISLPLKARREMLLSSFGFLCRCSKCMREAEAAAPEAAPVDAEM; this is encoded by the coding sequence ATGGAGGACCTCCAGGACTACGCGTTGATGACGGAGGCGTAtgacttctctgtctccttcgacgcatgcaaagggAAATTCCTTCAGGCGAGGCGGGCGCTCGAGTCCGAGGAGACGATCCTCGTCGAGGTGCCTCTGATCTGCTGGCCCATTGGCGCGTCGGTTCCGCTCTCCGAGGCTGTGTTCTGCGAGAACTGTCTGAAGCTGAAGCCTTTTCAGTCTCCGTCGGCTcccggcgtctcctcgccttctccttcgcctcacAGACCTGAACTTGGCCCTGCCCCCGTCGACGCCGGCCTTGCCTCGCCCCACACCACCTGTGTCCTTCCCGGAGACACTTCCCCCTCTGGATCCCACACCGCCTCCCAGATAGACACTCAGCTgtccccttctctttcttctggcgcttcgtcttcttctccagtcgcttcttctcttgagGAAGGGTGTGAGTTGACGGTGGACGGCGTCTTGTGCTGGTTCTGCTCGACACCTTGTCTGGCGAATGCGTTGGGCGGAGACTcactgctgtctctccacaaGGCTTTGCCTTCCTCCGCAGAGACGCCGGTGGCTCGCGCGCTGgccgcggctgcatgcgcgtctgtcggcgtctccctggagggagggaagaagaggcgaggcgtTCCGGCAGAGgtcggcgagaagagaaaactgcACGGAGGCGTCGACGCCAAGACTGCCAGAACAGGAGCTGCTGCGCCCGAGGAATGCGCCGAGGTCGACTCAGGTTCCGAGGAAGCGACTGTTGCATGCCGCGATGCAGGGAAAGACGACCGCGACAAGAAGCTCGTTGGTGGATGGATGAGCGTGCTTGGTCCAGCATCTCTCCGGCTCTTGCGAGAGAACAccgaaacgcatgcgtcgacctCGAATCCTCTCCCCTCAGAAGCGCTCGCGCGGGCCATCGCGCGGATCGCGGCCCAGACGCGTGCACTGCTTCTCGCCCACCCGGGGCTCTCCCTTGGAGAGGCGTTTGCTGCGGCCTCGCGGCCTTTCCAGAGACTCGCGGTTCccgcagagacgccagcAGGCTTCGACTTTTCTGCGATCCTCGCAGCTGtcaagagcgagagggagcTGTTGAGCGCCGTCCTTGCGAAGCGCCTGCAGGCGACTGTGGGGTCGGAGGCTGCAGGCGTTCTGCTCCACAGCGACACTCTCGTCCACCTCAGAAGTGCTCTTTCCGTGAACAGCCAAGCCATCCATTTGTGGGGAGCCTCGACGGCCGGCGCCCTAATGGTCCTGCGAGCCGGAGGTGTATATACACtccatgcatgcgcgaaccACAGCTGCGATCCGAACTGCGGGGTGTCGTCTTCCGGCTccgaaggcggcggcagcACGCTGTCCGTCGCGACACTCAGAGCTGTGGCTCCTGGCGAGGAACTGACTGTTTCCTACGTCGACATTTCGCTGCCGCTGAAGGCCCGGAGAGAgatgcttctctcctcttttgggttcctctgtcgctgttccaagtgcatgcgcgaggcgGAAGCAGCAGCGCCGGAGGCCGCGCCAGTCGACGCGGAGATGTGA
- a CDS encoding hypothetical protein (encoded by transcript TGME49_262740), producing the protein MPRLSSRGSRGRGRRRPTLPSPPPSEAPGEKAPSASQASKTHSRRTVSCSSSTSSSSTSSSSASSSSSSSSYSSSSSSTSSSSSSSSSSSSSSSSSSSTSCSSLWGIGGGPRGRARLGKRGRGESREASAEKEAPKDAACSVAARAEASRFELRLAPQSLDEVAKGVCGCCLDVMVDRDGEEAEEAESEAAGKGSKTDSSDSKERVASDGLVCCETGEVEKAGDKFAQGILLGKIECCSHNFHLHCIEGWSRHETTCPLCKAVFTSIAAYDLRTGVLLAEHACSVVFQADASTSEEEDEDEEEDEDEDEEDEDDGGHNVGLRSRRMSRRTAERLRRSLREHHRTHTLMQRRQRGQPSRSRGRQATAAPSRLPTSSSVQSQTRERAGQTRRQNDLSSSPPPVLRSQGCSILWRSHSSSSSSSSSSSSSSSSLFMQGQKEEERGVGGQSQRKRRKSQSEGSVSSGEDSGSERRHRRTRKLRDAQEAIRRTERHLARLKFFSFTSTLQQRQTGIAFDSLQAPQDRFTQSIAEQRNPHSAFLPGGRRTDAGAESCSHSNHAFASTAQNTQLLPEVDHIECNSTVEQTQSLALYPDIIVRIAPPGNRDSPPAGGASGGWTFPLNAGNGCTESRRMVNTNTERETVNAAAQQRHAATPFVAVAVPWKARVTHRASENARGKTNAKEDAGNSGCSRTESAVGHEERKSTNSSFGNFLLQPRYEDDFLIHR; encoded by the exons atgcctcgtctctcctcgcgagGCTCCAGAggccgaggcagaagaaggccgactctcccttcgcctccgccttccGAGGCCCCCGGCGAGAAAGCA cCTTCCGCTTCCCAGGCCTCAAAGACTCATTCGCGCCGCACGGTgtcctgctcttcctctacttcctcctcttctacctcctcctcttctgcctcctcttcttcctcctcttcttcctactcttcttcctcctcttctacctcctcttcttcctcctcttcttcctcctcttcttcctcctcttcttcctcctcttctacctcctgttcttctctctggggGATAGGTGGAGgcccgagaggaagagctcGACTCGGCAAGCGAGGTCGAGGAGAGTCGCGGGAAGCCTcggcggagaaggaggcgcccAAGGACGCTGCATGTTCCGTCGCAGCTCGCGCAGAAGCCTCTCGATTCGAACTTCGCTTGGCGCCGCAGAGCCTCGATGAGGTCGCAAAGGGCGTATGTG GATGCTGCCTCGACGTTATGGTCGATAGAGATGgcgaggaagccgaagagGCCGAGAGCGAAGCCGCAGGAAAGGGAAGCAAAACCGATTCGAGTgacagcaaagagagagtTGCTTCTGACGGGCTCGTCTGCTGCGAGACTGGCGAGGTGGAAAAGGCAGGAGACAAGTTTGCACAAGGCATTCTTCTCGGGAAGATCGAGTGCTGCTCCCACAACTTTCATCTTCACTGCATCGAG GGCTGGTCGCGACACGAAACAACATGCCCCCTCTGCAAAGCTGTCTTCACCTCGATTGCCGCTTACGACCTTCGCACAggcgtccttctcgccgag CATGCGTGTTCAGTCGTATTCCAGGCGGATGCTTCgaccagcgaagaagaggacgaagatgaagaagaggacgaagatgaagacgaggaagacgaggacgacggaGGGCATAATGTGGGTCTTCGGTCGCGGAGGATGAGTCGTCGAACTGCTGAGCGTCTGC GCCGTTCGCTGAGGGAACATCATCGGACGCATACTTTGATGCAGCGC CGCCAGCGAGGACAGCCTTCTCGAAGTAGAGGAAGGCAGGCGACAGCTGCTCCCTCGCGCTTGCCTACTTCGTCTTCCGTACAATCTCAGACAAGAGAACGTGCgggacagacgaggagacagaacgactTGTCTTCATCTCCCCCTCCCGTCCTCCGCTCTCAAGGGTGCAGCATCCTCTGGAGATCTcattcctcctcttcctcttcctcctcttcctcctcttcctcttcttcctccttgttTATGCAGGgacagaaggaggaagagaggggtGTGGGCGGCCAGTcgcaaagaaaacgacgaaaatCTCAAAGCGAAG GGTCGGTCTCAAGCGGGGAAGACTCCGGTTCAGAGCGACGTCATCGGCGAACACGGAAATTAAGGGATGCACAGGAG GCTATTCGCCGTACGGAACGGCATCTGGCGCGTCTTAAATTCTTTAGTTTCACGAGTACACTACAGCAGCGGCAAACCGGAATAGCTTTTGATTCTTTGCAAGCTCCTCAGGACAGATTCACGCAGAGCATCGCTGAACAGCGAAATCCCCATAGTGCTTTTTTGCCTGGAGGAAGACGTACCGACGCGGGAGCGGAATCGTGTAGCCACAGTAACCACGCCTTTGCCTCTACAGCACAGAACACGCAACTGCTTCCAGAGGTCGATCACATCGAGTGCAACTCCACGGTTGAGCAAACCCAGTCTCTGGCTTTGTATCCGGACATCATTGTGCGAATTGCACCGCCGGGAAACCGAGATTCTCCGCCCGCCGGTGGCGCCAGCGGTGGGTGGACCTTTCCCCTAAACGCAGGAAACGGATGCACAGAGAGTAGACGAATGGTGAACAccaacacagagagggaaacggTGAATGCAGCAGcgcaacagagacacgcggcCACTCCATTCGTGGCGGTTGCCGTGCCATGGAAGGCACGCGTAACTCACCGAGCTTCTGAAAATGCGCGAGGGAAAACGAATGCGAAGGAAGATGCGGGAAACAGTGGCTGCAGCAGAACGGAGTCAGCAGTGGGGCATGAAGAACGGAAAAGTACAAATTCTTCCTTCGGCAATTTTTTGCTGCAACCACGGTACGAGGACGATTTTCTAATTCACAGGTAG
- the ROP16 gene encoding rhoptry protein ROP16 (encoded by transcript TGME49_262730~Signal peptide predicted by SignalP 2.0 HMM (probability 0.973) with cleavage site probability 0.661 at residue 23): protein MKVTTKGLAFALALLFCTRCATARYMSFEEAQKASEAAKRQIATLPSPDSTLSNPGSKHRNRGGSPAAGQPSQSTLQPEQAAAEVGLGAGGSTQGQGRTGGSAGAREERRSPSPQSAYPATSSASLRGYQTQLSPSHLPPRSSGPGGWFPTESIFTPWSSPPQPLTQRKPSLSGVVVTEFQEPQEQYGAASSLASSPKRYVSGASSSALSGKAVPTPASLGQENPLFPVQSATLDSGIQSPAQERRGSPQRQIAMSTENPADSGASQLASSVSSYVAVQTPHVKRSERIRRVRLSEEGLEEVQQLKAAAAQLLVAVPDYEAMRAVLQEAVLSEQRVATRKRKRKQPPGAVESAVDEVFPPNERVMMINANGVPIALYNRGHLGSGHFGAVIKASLDDGTLYAAKVPYSQIVPNADATSAELEAEISSARAELVKTIRQELDVRDKLVAKGLTLTETAEQYGLPLCQMTLTLPENKATVVRRGSRLVVVSKEVMLLPLIDGSPSNSLVQSQPPFLFQRAVAREAIIALAKLHELGFAHGDVKLNNMMIDVHGFGHMLDMGSVRPVDSCVSEEDKYYLRLWAPELAKSQHTSQQTCLKRGALDVWALGLAIFEFVCFNRLPYSLSNLPSSLWSRVEHLSRLRLSDFSAKDCNESDPAVMGIVAQFLNPNPEERPELPKFVSSYTFFRQAPGVTSHLTRIPTTELSSHRM from the coding sequence ATGAAAGTGACCACGAAAGGGCTTGCTTTTGCTCTTGCACTGTTGTTTTGTACACGCTGCGCAACTGCACGATACATGTCGTTTGAGGAAGCGCAAAAAGCAAGTGAAGCAGCGAAGCGCCAGATTGCCACACTCCCCTCTCCAGATTCTACTCTTTCGAATCCAGGTAGCAAGCATAGAAACCGGGGAGGGTCTCCTGCGGCAGGGCAACCTTCTCAATCCACACTACAACCTGAACAAGCGGCGGCTGAAGTAGGTCTCGGTGCTGGTGGCTCGACTCAGGGGCAGGGACGCACCGGTGGCAGCGCGGGTGCTAGAGAGGAGCGGAGGAGTCCTTCCCCCCAATCTGCTTATCCGGCGACTAGCTCAGCCTCGCTAAGGGGCTACCAAACCCAGCTTTCACCCTCGCATCTTCCACCACGCAGCAGCGGACCGGGAGGATGGTTTCCAACAGAGTCAATATTTACGCCATGGAGTTCTCCGCCGCAACCATTGACACAACGAAAGCCATCTCTATCTGGGGTGGTCGTTACCGAATTTCAAGAGCCACAAGAACAGTATGGCGCAGCGAGCAGTCTTGCGTCCTCGCCAAAGCGATACGTCAGTGGCGCAAGCTCGAGTGCATTGTCAGGAAAGGCGGTGCCAACGCCTGCGTCGCTTGGTCAAGAAAATCCTCTTTTCCCTGTTCAGAGCGCTACATTGGATTCAGGAATACAGTCTCCGGCACAAGAGCGTCGGGGATCCCCTCAAAGACAGATTGCGATGTCGACCGAAAATCCAGCGGATAGCGGCGCCTCGCAGCTTGCCTCCAGTGTTTCTAGTTATGTAGCAGTACAAACTCCTCATGTGAAACGTTCAGAACGCATCCGGCGCGTTCGACTTTCAGAAGAGGGTCTGGAAGAAGTTCAGCAGCTGAAAGCAGCTGCCGCACAGCTTCTCGTAGCGGTTCCGGACTATGAGGCAATGCGGGCTGTTCTGCAAGAGGCGGTCCTCTCAGAACAGAGGGTTGCTACCCGtaagcggaagagaaagcaaccTCCAGGAGCGGTGGAGTCAGCTGTTGACGAAGTGTTCCCTCCAAATGAGCGTGTCATGATGATAAATGCCAACGGAGTGCCGATCGCTCTATACAATCGTGGGCACCTCGGCAGTGGACATTTCGGGGCTGTCATCAAGGCCAGCTTAGACGATGGGACGTTGTATGCAGCGAAGGTGCCGTACAGCCAGATCGTCCCGAATGCTGATGCCACGTCAGCAGAACTGGAGGCGGAAATTTCCTCAGCTAGGGCGGAGTTGGTAAAGACAATTCGACAGGAGTTGGATGTTCGGGATAAGCTGGTGGCTAAAGGGCTCACACTTACAGAGACTGCGGAGCAATACGGTCTACCATTGTGCCAAATGACTTTAACGCTTCCTGAGAACAAAGCAACCGTGGTACGTCGAGGTTCTCGACTCGTTGTCGTGTCTAAAGAAGTCATGCTGCTGCCATTAATTGATGGCTCCCCATCGAACAGTCTAGTCCAGTCGCAACCACCATTTCTCTTCCAGCGAGCTGTGGCAAGGGAAGCAATTATTGCATTGGCCAAGCTTCACGAACTTGGATTCGCGCATGGAGATGTTAAATTGAACAACATGATGATCGATGTCCACGGCTTTGGGCATATGCTTGACATGGGCAGTGTGCGGCCTGTTGACAGCTGTGTAAGCGAGGAAGATAAATATTACCTGCGTTTGTGGGCTCCTGAACTTGCGAAATCACAGCACACGTCGCAGCAGACATGTCTGAAGCGTGGCGCTCTCGATGTGTGGGCCTTAGGGTTGGCAATCTTCGAGTTCGTCTGCTTCAACCGACTTCCTTACAGCCTTTCGAATCTGCCGAGTTCACTCTGGTCGAGAGTTGAACACCtttcgcgccttcgcctctcagATTTCTCTGCCAAGGATTGTAACGAATCTGATCCAGCAGTGATGGGAATTGTTGCTCAATTTCTAAATCCAAATCCTGAAGAGCGCCCTGAACTCCCGAAATTCGTCAGCAGTTACACCTTCTTTCGGCAAGCCCCTGGAGTTACTTCTCATCTCACTAGGATTCCAACTACCGAACTTTCTTCACATCGGATGTAG
- a CDS encoding eukaryotic initiation factor-1A, putative (encoded by transcript TGME49_262720), whose product MPKNKGKGGKNRRRGKNDNEGEKRELQYKEDGQEYGQVLRMLGNGRLEAYCFDGVKRLCHIRGKMRKRVWVNSGDIVLVSLRDFQNDKGDVIAKYNPDEARLLKQYGELPANAKINESDVFGDEDGGGGGIDFQDDSDVSDESSDEEDGKKEEMDIDDI is encoded by the exons ATGCCGAAGAATAAAG GAAAGGGCGGGAAGAACCGCCGAAGGGGGAAGAACGAcaacgagggagaaaagcgcGAACTCCAGTACAAGGAAGATGGACAGG AGTACGGACAAGTGTTGCGCATGCTCGGGAACGGCCGCCTAGAGGCCTACTGCTTCGACGGTGTGAAGCGTCTCTGCCACATTCGGGGGAAAATGAGGAAGCGCGTGTGGGTGAACAGCGGAGACATagttctcgtttctcttcgcgaTTTCCAGAACGACAAGGGAGACGTCATTGCCAA GTACAACCCGGATGAGGCGCGCCTGCTGAAGCAGTATGGCGAGTTGCCTGCCAACGCCAAGATCAACGAAAGCGACGTCTTCGGAGATGAAgacggcggcggcggaggcatCGACTTCCAGGACGACTCGGATGTCTCCGATGAAAGTtctgacgaggaagacggcaagaaggaggaaatgGATATTGACGAC ATTTGA
- a CDS encoding hypothetical protein (encoded by transcript TGME49_262715), which translates to MAVSRLLTRLVEPTRPVCGRRFLHFPLHAKRNEFPTCRTHDAGGVYTPHIQPGRLTLCRCFGGSSNAKRAARSLAFSLRKSGKCGFTDTQDSNRGRRDTCEAGRDGQKRRSACAYGCLSTGSFPLRRDTLFGLLGSLATETRE; encoded by the exons ATGGCGGTTTCACGCCTTCTCACACGGCTCGTAGAACCCACAAGACCG GTCTGTGGTCGGCGatttctccacttccctcTACACGCCAAGAGAAATGAATTCCCCACTTGCCGTACACACGACGCTGgaggtgtatatacaccaCACATACAACCAGGTCGTCTGAcgctctgtcgctgcttcggTGGTTCTTCAAACGCGAAACGGGCAGCTCGGTCTTTGGCGTTTTCATTGAGGAAAAGTGGAAAGTGTGGCTTCACTGACACGCAAGACTCAAATCGCGGACGGCGAGACACTTGCGAAGCAGGACGAGACGGGCAGAAACGCCGTTCCGCCTGTGCATACGGGTGTTTGAGTACGGGGTCATTTCCCctcagaagagacacacttTTCGGACTCTTGGGCTCTCTAGCTACCGAGACGAGAGAGTGA